DNA sequence from the Halobacterium sp. DL1 genome:
GGCATCATCCGCGGCTACCACGCCGACGTGGACCCGAAGGCCGCCGGCTTCGGCACCTCCGCCATCGTGGGGCTGCGCGTCGAGCAGGGCCGCGAGGACGAGACCCTCGACCGGCTCGCCGAGATCGACGGCGTCCAGGAGGTGAACCTGACCACCGGCGAGTGGGACATCATCCTCCGCGTCGTCGCGGAGAACACGGACTCGCTGCGCGAACTCATGTTCGAACGCATCGCCAACATGGACGGGTTCGCGCGCTCCCAGACGATGGTCGTCCTCGGCACCGAGTACGAATCCAAGGAACTCCCCCTCTGAGCGGCCGCCCGGCGGTCCGAGACCGCAACCATAAAACCCTCA
Encoded proteins:
- a CDS encoding AsnC family transcriptional regulator; translation: MELDDTDRAILRALQANARKPFSEIAREIEMSSATVHDRVNRMEEAGIIRGYHADVDPKAAGFGTSAIVGLRVEQGREDETLDRLAEIDGVQEVNLTTGEWDIILRVVAENTDSLRELMFERIANMDGFARSQTMVVLGTEYESKELPL